AAATGGACCTATTTTAAAAATATCAGCTTGGTTGATCACTATTATAGTGATATTCCTAAATTTATTTTTATTATATAACATTTTCCTTTAGTTTTAGGAAGAAGCTAATACTTCAAAATTTAACGTAAATTCTCGTTTTTGATGCAATCGTATATTTGCCTGATGTTTTCCTATTGTTTTAATGACTTTATTTCCAGGAATTCTAATAAATTTTTTATCTATTGAAATTCCTTCTTTCTTCAAAATTTTCATGAGTTCTTGATTATTAATAGAACCAAAAAGTTTTCCTCCCTTTCCCACTTTAGCTGGGATTTTAATAGTCAATTTTCTTAACTTATTTTCTATCTCTTTTGATTTTTCAATTAAAAAATTTTCTTTTTTAGAACGTTGTTTCAATATTTCACGAGTATTTTTTATAATTCCAGGTAATGCTAAAACAGCATATCCCTTAGGAATTAAATAATTTCTAGCGTAACCAGGTTTAACATCTAATTCATCATATTGAAACCCCAAATTTTCTACGTCTTTTTTTAAAAGAATTTTCATTTTTTTTATCTTATCTTAAATCATCTGTAACAAAAGGCAAAAGTCCAATTTGCCTACATCTCTTGATAGCTGCATTTAATTTGTTTTGATTTTTTTGTAAAGTTCCTGTGATACGACGTGGTAAAATTTTACCTTGTGCATTTAGAAATTTAATTAAAAATGGAGCATCCTTATAATCTATATATTTAATATTTCTTTTTTCAAAATAACAATATTTTTTTTCTACTTTGGTTTCTATTTTAATAGGAGATAAGTATCTTAAATCACTATCTGATACTTGTTGTTTTGGATGTTGATGGGTTTCCTCTAAAATCATAATTCTTCATCTTTTTTTAAGAATTTTTTTCTTCTTCTTTCTGCATATTCTATTCCATATTTATTTAATTTTACAGTTAAAAAACGTAAAATACGTTCATCTTGTCTTAATTTTAATTCTAAATCAGAGATTAAATTGGGAATCAACAAAAATTCAAATAAATGATAACAACCACTTTGTTTTTTGTGAATAGGATAAGCTAGTTTTTTTAATCCCCAATGTTCCTGATAAACAATTTTTCCTTTTTTTTGGATTAGATAATTTTCATATTCTTTTGCTGTTTCTTTTGCTTGATCATCAGATAATATAGGAGTGATTATCATGATATTTTCATAATGTTTAAGCATTGAATTTTTTTTACTAAAATGTAAATCTATATTTTTATGTTCTTTTTTCAAAAAAACACTCTAAATTTTTTCTTTGATTCTATTTATCAATTTTTCTACACGTTGTATGCTTTCTTCTTTTCCTAGCATTTCCAAAATCATGAAAATATCAATTCCTTTTAGAACACCGACTAAAGCCAAGCGGAATAATTGCATAATTTGATGTCTATTTTTTTGATCCTCTTGAAACAAGGGTTTTAAATTGACAGACGTAAATTGACTTGTATGAGATAACAAAATTTTTACATTTTCTAATTGAAAGATAGATTTTTGATGACAAATTTTATTGAAAAAATTAGATTCATAAGAACTAGGAGAAATAAAAAAATAAAAAGAATGTTCCCATATTTCATGAATGAAATGTATTCTATCAATCGTTAGATGGATAATTTTACACAAAAAATCTTTTTTATAGAAAATCGAACGTTTTTTGAGTTCTTCGCAAAGAAATGAAAATATTTCTTCTTTCTTTTTATTCAAATATTTTTTATTGAACCAATTAGCTTTTTTTAGATCAAAATAAACACCAGATTTATTTATTTTTTCCAAAGAAAAAAAATTTATTAATTCTTGTAAAGAAAAAATTTCCCTTTTGATTCCAGGATTCCATCCTAATAAAGCTAACATATTCACGAATGCTTCAGGGAAATAACCTAACTCCCTATATCCTGGAATGATGATTTGAGTATCTGGAACTTTCCATTGAATAGGATATATAGGAAAATCTAAGCTATCGGCATTTCTTTTGCTGATTTTTCCTTTTCCATCCTTTCTTAAAATTAAAGGTAAATGTGCAAAATGAGGAGGAATCCAACCAAAAGCCCTATATAATAATATATGCAAGGACATAGATGGAAGCCATTCTTCTCCTCTTAAAACATGGGTGATTTTCATGAGATGATCGTCTATTGTATTAGCTAAATGATAAGTAGCTACTCCATCTGATTTTAACAATATCTTATCGTCTAAATAATCTGTATCTACTATGATATTTCCACGTATGAGATCATACATATTCAATTTTTCTCCAGGTTGGATTTTAAATCGAATCACATAGGAATAACAAGATTGTAATTTAGCATCTAATTGTTCTTTCGTCATAGTTAAAGAATTGTTCATATCCATTCGAATTTTATAATTATAAGAAAAAATTAATCCACGATCGTTATATTCCTTCCTTTTTTTATCAAGATCTAGATCTGTATCAAAAGCATAATAAGCATATCCTTTTTCTAACAATTGATTTATATAAAAACGATAAATATTCCATCTTTTAGATTGATAATAAGGAAAATAAGGGCCTCCATAACCTACTCCTTCATCAGGTTCTATATGACACCATTTTAATGTTTCAAGAATATACGATTCAGAATTAGAAACAAATCTTTTTCGATCAGTATCCTCTATTCTAAGAATAAATGTACCGCCATGTCTTTTAGCAAAAAGATAATTGTATAATGCAGTTCTGATTCCACCTAAATGAAGTGGTCCTGTCGGACTAGGGGCAAAACGAACTCTTACAAAATGTTGTGACATAATAAATAATTAATGAATCTTATTTTCCAATGCAAAATTTCGAGAAAATATTTTCCAGAATATCTTCACTTGTTACTTCACCCGTTATCTCTCCTAAATAACGCAATGCTTCTTTAATATAGATAGAAACTAAATCTTCTGAAAGTCCTTTTTTTAAAGCATCATAGGCTAATAAAACCTCTCTTAATGAAAGTTTCAAAGCTTCATAGTGTCTGCTTTGTGTAACGACTATTTTTTTTTCTTTTAATTTTTCAATAAATAAATGATTTAAAACGTCTAGGACTTTTTTTACTTCGTGACGATTTTTGGCAGAAATTTCAAAAAAATAAGAAACCTTCGACTTGATATTATCAAAATCATGTGAATGGGATAGATCTGACTTATTCGCTATTGCAAAAATAGCTTTTAATGGATACTTTTTTTTAATTTTTTGAATATCACTAATAATTTTTTTCTGTTTTTTTATTTCTGAAGAATCAAAAATATATAATATCACTTGAGACTCTTCTATTTTATTCATGGTCTTTTCAACTCCCATCATTTCTATGGGATCTATGGATTTTCTAATTCCTGCTGTATCAAAAAAATGAAAAAGAATTCCATTTAAAATGATTTCTCCTCCTACACAATCTCTAGTCGTTCCTTCTATATGGGATATAATAGAACGGTCTTCCTCAATAACCTGATTGAAAAAAGTAGATTTTCCGACATTGGGTTCTCCAATAATGACCACATATACTCCTTTTTTGATAGCATTTCCCAACGAAAAAGATTCAATTAAATCTTTTAAAGTCTTTTCTAATTCTTGTAAAAAGGAAAAAAGGTCTGATCTATTAACAAAAATCACATTATCTTCAGAAAAATCTAACTCAAGTTCTAGTAAAGATGCAAAATCCAACAATTTTTTTCTTAAATTTTTAATGGTATTAGATAATTTTCCTTTTATCTGTTGTAAAGAAATCTCATGATAAGCTTTATTTTCAGATAAAATCAGGTCAGCTATAGCTTCGGCTTGTGATAAATCCACTTTTTTATTTAGAAAAGCACGAAATGTAAATTCACCAGGACGGGCTAAACGTATTCCTTTTCTAATTAGCAATTGTAAAATCCGTTGTTGAATATAATAAGATCCATGACAAGAGATCTCTATCATATTTTCTCCTGTATATGAAAAAGGAGATTTGAAGATAGAAATTAATACTTGATCCAATAAATTCTTATCTTCTTCCATAAGATACCCTAAATGAATCGTATGTGTAGATTGATTTTCCAGTTTTTTTCCAGGTTTAATAGGAAGAAAAATATTTTCAACAGTAGATATGGAAGTTTTTCCAGAAAGACGAATAACAGAGATTGCACTGGAACCAATAGGAGTTGCTAAAGCAACAATGGTCTCTTCATCTAACATAATGACACAGATTAGATGAATATAAAAATAAGTATTTTTTTAATTCCCATAATTTCAATTGACTTCAATTTATGAGATCTTTTGACAAATTTTACCGTTTATTTCAAAAAACTCTTCGAGATTTATATACAGAACCTAAAGAGATAGAAAGTCTCTTTTTTTTACTTATGACCCACATTTTTAAATGTGATAAAACAACTGTACTATTACAATTAAGTAATAAAAAGAAAATCAATTTTTTGATTTATAAAACATTAATCAAAAAATTATGGGAATTAAAAAAAAATAGACCGATTCAATATGTAATTGAAAAGGCTTACTTTTTTGGAATGGAATTCATAGTTAATGAAAAAGTATTCATTCCAAGACCGGAAACAGAAGAACTTGTATCCTGGATTCTACAGGATAATAAGAATACGAGGAACATTCCAATATTTGATATTGGAACAGGAAGTGGATGCATTGGTATTACCTTAAAAAAGAAGAACCCTGAAATTGGACACATTTATGCAATAGATTTTTATCAAGAAGTTCTTAATATTGCTCGTAAAAATGCAGAATTACATAACGTAGAAATTTCATTTCAAAAAGTGGATCTTTTGAAAGATTCGATTTCTATACCACCAAAAATGGACGAAAATTCTGTTAGCATTATTGTGAGTAATCCTCCTTATGTTAGGCTCTCTGAAAGAAAATTATTACATCCAAATATTATTCAATACGAACCTTTTCAAGCTTTATTTGTTCCTGATGAGGACCCTTTGATTTTTTATAAAAAAATTTCTTTTTGGATCAAAAAAAAATTGATTGGAATTGTTTATGTTTATTTTGAAATCAACCAATTTATTTATTTAGATATTATTGATTTTTTGAAAAAAATCGGATTTTTAAATATAGAAATAAGGAAAGATTTTCAAGGTTTTTTCAGAATGATTCGTGCAGTATATTACGTGAAGAAATAAGATAAGATAAAAAATCACATGGATCAAAAAAAAAAAATAGAAAAGAAAATACAAAAACTCAGAAAAGAGTTATCAAAATATAATCATAAATATTATAATTTGGACACTTCAGACATCTCCGATTTTCATTTTGATAAGAAATTAGAAGAATTATCCTTTTTAGAAAAAAAATATCCTGAATTCCATAACCCTACTTCACCCACAATAAAAATAGGAGCAGAGATTCATGAAACTTCCTCTCTATCTATAGTTCATAAATACAAAATGTACTCTCTTCAAAACTCCTACTCTAAGAAAGAATTAATAATTTGGAAAAAAAAAATCAGTAAATCAATTGATCTTTTATCCTTTGTGTGTGAACTCAAATATGATGGAGTATCTATTAATTTAATTTATAAAAACGGATTTTTAACAAATGCGGTTACTCGTGGAAATGGAGAAAAAGGAGAAGATGTCACAGAAAATATAAAAACTATAAAATACATTCCCTTAAAATTAAGAGGAAATAATTATCCCGCGTATCTTGAAATACGTGGAGAAGTTTTTCTTCCTACAAAAAATTTTATAGAAATAAATAAAAAACGTATAAAAAGTGGACAAATTCCTTATGCTAATCCAAGAAATACGGCTAGTGGAACACTTAAAATTCATGATCACAAAGAAGTACGTAAAAGAAATTTATTTTGTATAGCATTTCATGTTGCAGGAAAAAATTTGCCTTTTGACACACAATATGAATCTCTAAAACACATAAAAAATTGGGGGTTTCAAGTTCCAGAAACAGCACGTTTTTGTAAGAACATGGAAGAAGTATTTCATTTCATAGATTTTTGGAGTCTATGGAAAGAGAAACTCCCCTACCAAATCGATGGCATAGTTATTAAAGTAAATGAATATCAAAAACAATCCATTTTAGGATTCACCAATAAATATCCACGATGGGCCATCGCCTATAAATTCAGACAAAAACTGTCTGAAACCAAATTATTAAGCCTAACGTTCCAAGTAGGACGTACTGGAGTCATTACTCCTGTCGCCAATGTAGTTCCTATTTCTATTTCTGGAACCAGAATCAAAAGAGTTGCTCTTTATAATGACAGTTTTATACAAAAAATGGGAATTCATTATGGAGATTCACTTTTATTAGAAAAAGGTGGAAATATTATACCAAAAGTAACAGAAATCAATATCAAAAAAAGATCTAGTCAAGCATTTCCTGTATTCTTTTTAAAAAAATGTCCATCATGCAATAGTATATTAACAAAAAAAAATGAATTATTTTATTGTCCAAATCAAAACTGTTCTTCTCAAAGAATAGAAAAAATAAAACATTTTGTGAGCGAAAAGGCTATGAATATTCAAAAAATTGGAAGTGAAATGATAAAAAAACTATACAAAAAAGGTTTTTTATATAGTTTTTACAATTTATATGAATTGAAAAAAGAAGAACTCCTTCAAATAGATGGGATCAAAGAAAAATTGGCAGATAGCGTTATAAACAACATAAAAAAATCTAAATCTAATCCCTTTGATAGAGTCTTATATGCCTTGGGTATTCGTCATGTAGGAGAATATCTTTCAAAGAAATTAACCGAACACTTTTTGGAGATCGATTCTTTAATGCATGCAAATTATGATCATTTAATTTCTATTTCAGGCATAGGAAAAAAAATTACAAAAAGCATAATCACTTATTTTTCAATTTATGAAAATGAACACGTCATTAAAATGCTAATCAAATATGGATTACATTTTTCGAAATCTTCTATGAGTAAAAAGTTTTCTTATTTTTCTTCTATTGAAGGAAAATCTTTTGTCTTTACAGGAAAACTATCTTGTATGACCCGAAATCAAGCTAAAAATATGGTAGAAAATCTAGGTGGAAGAGTTTATCATACTGTCAATAATCAAATCAATTTCATAGTAGTTGGAAAAAATTTCGGTTCCAAATTTAAAAAAAGTATGGAAAAAAATCATGTAAAAATTTTAACAGAAAATCTTTTTCTGGATATGCTTGAAAAAGAAAAAAAAGAAAAAGAAATCAAATTTTAAATGATTGTTTTAAAAGAAAAATAGTCAGTATAAATGGTTTTGTTTTTCATATAGAAAACAGTATATTTAATTCTTAAGTTCTTAAGTGATGATGATGAGTTCATGCATCACAGAATTAATGCATCATTTAAGTAAGAAATCTATTTTTTTATGTTACTAAAAAATATATTTACAGAATCTGGATTCGAGTCTGAAGCTGAGTTTATACCCTTAATGAGTCAAGATGAAGAGGATCAGCTTCTTAAGGACGATATTCCTGAACAATTATGTATCTTAACAGTCAGAAATATGGTTTTGTATTCCGGAATTGTTTTTCCAATCATAGCAGGAAAAAGTGGATCCATTCAATTGTTACAAGATGCTTATGGATTTGATAAAACGGTTGGAGTATTAACACAAAAAAATTCTGGAATAGAAAATCTCAGTGAGAAAGATTTGTATTCTATTGGAACGGTTGCTAAAATATTGAAATTACTAAAAATGCCTGATGGAAATACCACTGTGATTTTACAGGGAAAAAGAAGATTCAAAGTCAATCGTTTTATTCAAAATGATCCCTATTTTAAAGCAGAAATCATAGCTTTAGAAGAAAATAAACCTTCCTGCAAGGATAAAGAATACCTAGCTTTGGTTGAATCTATAAAGGAAATTGCCATAAAAATCATTCAGGATAACCCCAATATTCCATCAGAAGCGAGTATTGCCATTCGGAATATAGAAAGTCCTTCTTTTTTAATCAACTTTGTAGCAGCTAATATGAATTTAGCTACCAGAGATAAACAAAAATTGTTAGAATACAATGATTTAAAAAAAAGAGCAATGGAAACATTGCGTTTTCTCAACGTAGAACATCAACAAATTAAATTAAAAAATGATATTCAATCTCGTGTTCGCAGTGATATGGATCAACAACAGAGAGAATATTTTTTGCATCAGCAAATTAAAGCCATACAAGAAGAATTAGGAGATATTTCTTATGAAAAAGAAATTGATGAAATGCGTTCTAAGGCGTCCAGAAAAAAATGGACAAAAGAAGCAAAGAAACAGTTTGACAGAGAGTTACTAAAAATGCAAAGAATTAATCCTCAAATGCCTGAATACACAGTTCAAAGAAACTATCTAGAATTGATGATAGACCTCCCTTGGGGGAGATATTCAAAAGATAGTTTTGATTTAGAATATGCACAAAAAATATTAGATAGAGACCACTATGGGCTGGAAAAAGTTAAAGAACGTATTATAGAATATTTAGCTGTCTTAAAATTAAGAGGAGACATGCGTTCTCCTATTCTATGCTTTTACGGTCCACCTGGAGTAGGAAAAACTTCCTTAGGAAGATCTATAGCCACTGCACTGAAAAGAAAATACGTACGTATTTCTTTAGGGGGATTACATGATGAATCTGAAATTCGTGGACACAGAAGGACTTATATAGGAGCCATGCCTGGTAGGCTATTGCAATCTATACGAAAAGTAGGAACTTCCAACCCTGTTTTTGTGATAGACGAAATAGATAAAATGGGTTTAGGGACAAATGGAGATCCTTCTTCCGCTATGTTAGAAGTTTTAGATCCTGAACAAAATACCTCTTTTTACGACAATTTTTTAGAAATGGGTTATGATTTGTCAAAAGTATTGTTTATTGCTACAGCAAATTCACTTTCCCATATCCAACCAGCTCTTATAGATAGGATGGAGGTTATAGAAATGAATGGATATACAGTAGAAGAAAAAACACAAATTGTTAAGAAACACATACTTCCTAAGCAACTAAAAGACAATGGATTAAAAAAATCAGATTTAATACTTAGAACGAAACAAATAGAAAAAGTCATTGAAAGTTATACCAGAGAATCTGGATTGAGAACTTTGGAAAAGCATATTGCTAAATTAGCACGTTATGTAGCCAAGCATATTGCTATGAATAAAAAATATGTGAAACATTTAAGTATTGAAAAAATAGAAAGTATTCTTGGAATTCCAAATGATCCAGACCGTTATGAAGAAAATAATGTTCCAGGTGTGGTTACAGGTTTAGCTTGGACTCATTTTGGTGGAGATATTTTATATATTGAATCCAGTTTATCTAAGGGAAAAGGAAATTTAAGTATTACTGGAAATTTAGGAGAAGTCATGAAAGAATCTGCAACAATTGCTTTGCAGTATATTAAAGCTAATTATAAAAAATTTAACATAGATCCTATCATGTTTGAAGAAAAAAATGTACATGTTCATGTTCCTGAAGGGGCTGTTCCCAAAGATGGACCATCTGCAGGAATAACAATGTTAACCTCTTTAGTATCAAGTTTTACGAAAAGGAAGTTAAGACCTCATTTAGCTATGACAGGAGAAATAACCCTGAGAGGGAAAGTCCTTCCTGTAGGTGGGATTAAAGAAAAAATTCTAGCGGCTAAACGGGCTAATATTAAAGAAATTATTCTTTCACAGGACAATAAAAAAGATGTAGAAGAAATTAAACCAGAACATTTAAAAGGATTAACCTTTGATTATGTTAGAAATATGAATGATGTGATTCATTTAGCTTTATTGTAAAAAAAATAATCAACCATAGTTTCTATGTTTTTTTTGATTGATTAAAAATATGATGAATGAATTAGAAAATATGAGTTCCTCAATTCATAGAGAACATTTAATTCAATTAGCGAAAAAATACGGAACTCCACTTTATATATACGATTCTTGCAAAATCAAGAAACAATATATTAAGATGAAAAATGCTTTCAGTGGGATCAATAATTTAATAATTAATTATGCTTGTAAAGCTAATACTAATCTGAATATATTAAAATTTTTACAAAAATTAGGAAGTGGATTAGATACCGTATCTATACAGGAAGTAGAACTAGGATTAAAAGCTGGTTTTCAGCCTAAAAAAATTATATTCACACCTAACTGTGTTTCTATTCAAGAAATCAAAAAAGCCGTCGGTTTTGGGGTTAGAATCACCCTAGATAATCTATCCATTTTAGAACAGTTTGGAGAATATTATCCAAATTATTCTATAGGGATAAGAATTAATCCGCATATTATGGCAGGAGGAAATTCAAAAATTTCAGTAGGACATATTGATTCTAAATTTGGAATTTCTTATTATCAAATTCCTCATATGAAAAGAATATTAAAAAATACAGGACTCAAAATAGAAGGATTTCATATGCATACAGGATCTGATATATTAGATATAAAATCCTTTTTAGAAGGAGCAAAAATATTGTTTCAAACAGCTATCGATTTTCCAAATCTTGATTATATTGATTTTGGAAGTGGTTTTAAAGTTCAATATAAAAAAAATGATGTAAAAACGGATCTTACTTCTTTAAGTCATTTTATTACGGAAAAATTTAAAGATTTTTGTAAAAATTACGGAAGTAAAATTGCTTTGATTTTTGAACCAGGTAAATTTTTAGTTAGTGAATCTGGATATTTTTTAGTTAATGTCAATGTCATCAAACATACGACTTCGACTGTATTTTCTGGAGTAGATTCAGGCTTTAATCATTTCCTTCGTCCTATGTTTTATAATGCTTATCACTGTATTGAAAATATTTCTAATCCAAACGGTCGTTTTCGCTTTTACACGGTCGTTGGATATATTTGTGAATCGGATACCTTTGGTTTGAATCGAAAAATTCAAGAAATCCGTGAAGGAGACATTTTGTGCATGAAAAATGCGGGGGCTTACTGTTTTTCTATGTCTTCTAATTATAATTCTCGTTATAGACCTGCTGAAGTTTTGATTTTTAAGGGAAAAGATTTTCTGATAAGAAAAAGAGAAACTATGCAAGATCTTCTTAGAAACATTGTGGAAATTCACATGTAAATGGAGAGATGGCAGAGTGGTTAATTGCGGCGGTCTTGAAAACCGTTGAGGTTTATTGCCTCCGGGGGTTCGAATCCCTCTCTCTCCGCAACAATCTCCGCAACAATCTCCGCAACAATAAATAATCAAAAAATAATCAAAGGATACTATAAAAAATTTTTAAAAACTTTTTTTGGATTCATGTTGTCTTTTTTCTAATTTTATTAGTTGCTTTTCAATACTTTCATTAGTTACTTTTTCAAATAATAATGTGGAATTCCCTAATAAATGTCCTGGACATAAAATTTTTTCTTTTATTTGATTCCAAAAAAAAGTTTTCAAACGAAGCATATCTAACAATTTTTTTGCAGTTTTGGGAAGAAAGGGTTCAGCTAATTGAGCTAACATTCCAACAATTTGCAAAGAAACATAAAGAATGGTTTCTACACGTTCTTTTTCTTTTTTTTTCCAAGGTTCTTCTTCTGTTAAATATTTGTTTCCGAGTTTAGCTAAACTCATAAAATATGCCAAGGATTCTTTGAATTTATAGGATTCAATCAAATCACCTATATGTTCTGGATAATTTTTGATTCTTTTTAAAATATTTTTATCCTTTATAGATAAAATCCCTGGATTAGGAACAATGCCATTGTTGTACTTTTTAACTAAAGTTAGGCTTCTGTTGACGAAATTTCCTAATATAGCAACCAATTCAGTATTATTTTTTCTTTGAAAATCTTTCCAATTGAAATTATTATCTTTTTTGTCTGGCATATTAGCAATGAGAATGTAACGAAGTGTATCCTGTTGATTTGGAAAATCTTCTAGATATTCATGAGCCCATACTGCCCAATTTTTAGAAGTAGATATCTTTTTATTTTCTAAATGGAGAAATTCATTAGCTAATATTTTATCCGGAAGGATATATCCATCATCATATGCTTTAAGGATGACTGGAAAAATAATGCAATGAAAAACAATATTATCTTTTCCTATAAACTGAATTAATTTAGTTTTTTTATCTTTCCAATAAGGTTTCCAATCTATCTTTTTTCGTTTAGACCATTCTATAGTAGACGAAATATATCCTATAGGAGCTTCGAACCAGACATACAGTACTTTTCCCATCTCTTTCGAAATTGGAACAGGGACTCCCCAATTTAAATCTCTCGTTATAGCACGAGGTTTTAATCCTTGATCTAACCAAGATTTTGCTTGTCCATATACATTCACTTTCCAATCTTTTTGATGACTAATTAAAATCCATTCTTCCAAGAATTTTTGATATTGATTCAAAGGAAAGTACCAATGTTTAGTTTTTTTCAAAACTGGAAAGCTTCCACTTATGGTAGATTTTGGATGTATTAAATCTTCAGGAATTAACGAACTTCCACAATTTTCGCACTGATCTCCATAAGCTTCCTCTTTTTGACAATGAGGACAAATCCCGGATATATACCTATCCGCTAAGAATTGTTGAGCTTCTTCATCATAATATTGTTCGGATACTTTTTCAAAAATTTTTTTTTTTTCATGAAGTTTTTTGAAAAAAGAAGTAGAAATTTCATAATGAATTTCTGTAGAAGTTCTGGAATAGTTATCAAATTGTATACCGAAATTCGTGAAACAATTTTTAATCATATGATGATACTTATTTACTATTTCTTTAGGAGTTTTTTTTTCTTTTTTAGCTTGCATAGCAATAGGAACTCCATGTTCATCCGATCCACATATAAAAATAACATCTTTGTTTTTTCGTCTCAGATAACGAACAAAAACATCTGCAGGAAAATAAACTCCTGCTAAATGACCTATGTGAATTGGTCCATTTGCATATGGTAAAGCAGCAGTGACTGTATATTTATTTGATTTTTTCATACAAAGATTAAATTTTTAATAAGATATGAATAATAATAAAAAACTATTTTTAATAGATGCATATCCCCTTATTTATCAAAGTTATTATGCTTACATCAATAAGCCTCTTTTTACTTCCAAAGGACTCAACACTTCGCCTATCATAAATTTCACATACTTTTTGATCAAAATATTAAATGATGAGAAGCCATCTTATATGGCTACTATTTTTGATGATAGTCAAGAAATTTCTTTTCGAAAAAAAGAATATTATAAGTATAAGGCTCATAGAAAAAAAACCCCGAAAGCTATTTGCATAGCAATTCCTTATATTAGAAAAATTTTAAAAACCTTTCAAATTTCTTGTTTTTATGCAAAAAATGGATATGAGGCCGATGATCTTATCGGAACAATAGCTAAAAAAGCCGAAAATAAAGGATATATTATTTATATAATAACCTTGGACAAAGATTTTTTTCAATTGGTCACAGAAAACATTAAAGTTTATATACCTCCTTTTAAAGGAAATCCAAAAAAAATATTCGGAATAGAGGAAATCAAAGAAAAATTTGGAGTGACCCATCCAAAACAAGTTATAGATTTATGGAGTATGATGGGAGATCCTTCTGATAATATACCAGGATTACCAGGAATAGGAGAAAAAAATGCTAAAAAATTTATTAAAAAATATGGAAG
This sequence is a window from Blattabacterium cuenoti. Protein-coding genes within it:
- the lysA gene encoding diaminopimelate decarboxylase, coding for MNELENMSSSIHREHLIQLAKKYGTPLYIYDSCKIKKQYIKMKNAFSGINNLIINYACKANTNLNILKFLQKLGSGLDTVSIQEVELGLKAGFQPKKIIFTPNCVSIQEIKKAVGFGVRITLDNLSILEQFGEYYPNYSIGIRINPHIMAGGNSKISVGHIDSKFGISYYQIPHMKRILKNTGLKIEGFHMHTGSDILDIKSFLEGAKILFQTAIDFPNLDYIDFGSGFKVQYKKNDVKTDLTSLSHFITEKFKDFCKNYGSKIALIFEPGKFLVSESGYFLVNVNVIKHTTSTVFSGVDSGFNHFLRPMFYNAYHCIENISNPNGRFRFYTVVGYICESDTFGLNRKIQEIREGDILCMKNAGAYCFSMSSNYNSRYRPAEVLIFKGKDFLIRKRETMQDLLRNIVEIHM
- the lon gene encoding endopeptidase La, whose protein sequence is MLLKNIFTESGFESEAEFIPLMSQDEEDQLLKDDIPEQLCILTVRNMVLYSGIVFPIIAGKSGSIQLLQDAYGFDKTVGVLTQKNSGIENLSEKDLYSIGTVAKILKLLKMPDGNTTVILQGKRRFKVNRFIQNDPYFKAEIIALEENKPSCKDKEYLALVESIKEIAIKIIQDNPNIPSEASIAIRNIESPSFLINFVAANMNLATRDKQKLLEYNDLKKRAMETLRFLNVEHQQIKLKNDIQSRVRSDMDQQQREYFLHQQIKAIQEELGDISYEKEIDEMRSKASRKKWTKEAKKQFDRELLKMQRINPQMPEYTVQRNYLELMIDLPWGRYSKDSFDLEYAQKILDRDHYGLEKVKERIIEYLAVLKLRGDMRSPILCFYGPPGVGKTSLGRSIATALKRKYVRISLGGLHDESEIRGHRRTYIGAMPGRLLQSIRKVGTSNPVFVIDEIDKMGLGTNGDPSSAMLEVLDPEQNTSFYDNFLEMGYDLSKVLFIATANSLSHIQPALIDRMEVIEMNGYTVEEKTQIVKKHILPKQLKDNGLKKSDLILRTKQIEKVIESYTRESGLRTLEKHIAKLARYVAKHIAMNKKYVKHLSIEKIESILGIPNDPDRYEENNVPGVVTGLAWTHFGGDILYIESSLSKGKGNLSITGNLGEVMKESATIALQYIKANYKKFNIDPIMFEEKNVHVHVPEGAVPKDGPSAGITMLTSLVSSFTKRKLRPHLAMTGEITLRGKVLPVGGIKEKILAAKRANIKEIILSQDNKKDVEEIKPEHLKGLTFDYVRNMNDVIHLALL
- the ligA gene encoding NAD-dependent DNA ligase LigA, whose translation is MDQKKKIEKKIQKLRKELSKYNHKYYNLDTSDISDFHFDKKLEELSFLEKKYPEFHNPTSPTIKIGAEIHETSSLSIVHKYKMYSLQNSYSKKELIIWKKKISKSIDLLSFVCELKYDGVSINLIYKNGFLTNAVTRGNGEKGEDVTENIKTIKYIPLKLRGNNYPAYLEIRGEVFLPTKNFIEINKKRIKSGQIPYANPRNTASGTLKIHDHKEVRKRNLFCIAFHVAGKNLPFDTQYESLKHIKNWGFQVPETARFCKNMEEVFHFIDFWSLWKEKLPYQIDGIVIKVNEYQKQSILGFTNKYPRWAIAYKFRQKLSETKLLSLTFQVGRTGVITPVANVVPISISGTRIKRVALYNDSFIQKMGIHYGDSLLLEKGGNIIPKVTEINIKKRSSQAFPVFFLKKCPSCNSILTKKNELFYCPNQNCSSQRIEKIKHFVSEKAMNIQKIGSEMIKKLYKKGFLYSFYNLYELKKEELLQIDGIKEKLADSVINNIKKSKSNPFDRVLYALGIRHVGEYLSKKLTEHFLEIDSLMHANYDHLISISGIGKKITKSIITYFSIYENEHVIKMLIKYGLHFSKSSMSKKFSYFSSIEGKSFVFTGKLSCMTRNQAKNMVENLGGRVYHTVNNQINFIVVGKNFGSKFKKSMEKNHVKILTENLFLDMLEKEKKEKEIKF